One genomic segment of Candidatus Nitrosocosmicus arcticus includes these proteins:
- a CDS encoding MoaD/ThiS family protein encodes MTSQLMPKIRVTVLYFAQIHETTRTKQEIMELSTNTSIKDLVSIILTRYPNIKNIKNVKISVNYHIVNSNSNPILKNDDEVALLPPISGG; translated from the coding sequence ATGACATCCCAGTTGATGCCCAAGATTCGTGTCACCGTCCTTTATTTTGCCCAAATACATGAAACAACTAGAACAAAACAGGAAATAATGGAGTTGTCTACAAATACTTCGATAAAGGATCTTGTATCAATCATACTAACCCGGTATCCGAATATAAAAAATATAAAAAATGTAAAAATTTCTGTCAATTACCACATTGTCAATTCAAACTCAAACCCAATTCTAAAAAACGATGATGAAGTAGCACTTCTACCACCAATTTCTGGAGGGTAG
- a CDS encoding molybdenum cofactor biosynthesis protein MoaE: MSSRELQEETDKLETNSSNKPLKSGNNNDTLGPSPSSQRITESEIDVNDVINSMADIEGHSGATVIFVGSVRNFGINGKVQRMYYESYAKMAENKIKHIE, translated from the coding sequence TTGAGTAGTAGAGAGTTACAAGAAGAGACCGATAAATTGGAAACTAATTCCAGTAATAAACCTCTTAAGTCTGGGAATAATAACGACACCCTTGGGCCATCCCCATCATCACAAAGAATAACGGAATCAGAAATTGATGTAAATGATGTTATAAATTCGATGGCAGACATTGAAGGTCATTCTGGAGCAACTGTAATTTTTGTAGGTTCAGTAAGAAACTTTGGAATAAATGGAAAAGTACAAAGAATGTATTATGAATCTTATGCAAAAATGGCTGAAAATAAGATAAAACACATTGAAAA
- a CDS encoding molybdopterin molybdotransferase MoeA produces MKKNSDLYFTVDRAFKILLENITVPKRIELVPVFESLGRILKDDVIAQENIPIHNSSHMDGYAIKSTDVTIASKKNPVLLKISHSESILGNLPHHIMKKGEAFRIQTGGYMPLKSDAVIPIENIKIINNDLVEIVKPIEKGSFVYSAGSDIKKGKKVLSKELAIRVQHMGLLASLGISKISVFKKPLVSIIPTGNELTNDIERNKGNKEKKVVNINGHIISSLVSGLGGISIDMGVTPDDVDILKRKMNHALKTTDLIITIGGTSAGKQDIVKSTIDSMASSRIIAHKIKLDRGRVTGLAAVNKKPILIMPGPIQGTLNAFFVFARPLISLFSGQTTINVFTVSAIMVEDWTCRKKFHDFRKIVYVNLIKFKDKFYANPIIGETQSMSLIVDTNGYVIVHENVTNLFKGDVVQVNILPGYSYVNDIQFMG; encoded by the coding sequence ATGAAAAAAAACTCTGATCTTTATTTTACCGTAGATAGGGCATTCAAAATTCTTTTAGAAAACATAACGGTTCCTAAGAGGATAGAACTTGTTCCTGTTTTTGAATCACTCGGAAGGATCCTAAAAGATGACGTCATTGCACAAGAAAATATACCTATTCATAACTCATCTCACATGGATGGATATGCAATTAAATCTACCGATGTTACTATTGCATCAAAGAAAAATCCTGTTCTTTTAAAGATTTCACATTCTGAATCAATCCTGGGGAACTTACCACACCATATTATGAAAAAAGGAGAAGCATTTAGAATTCAAACTGGTGGATACATGCCTTTAAAATCCGATGCAGTCATACCGATAGAAAACATAAAAATAATCAATAACGATCTAGTGGAGATTGTTAAACCCATAGAAAAAGGGAGTTTCGTATATTCAGCGGGATCAGATATTAAGAAAGGAAAAAAGGTGTTATCTAAAGAACTAGCAATACGAGTCCAACACATGGGTCTTCTGGCTTCTCTGGGCATCAGCAAAATTTCGGTTTTTAAAAAACCATTGGTTTCCATTATACCTACGGGTAACGAACTTACTAACGATATTGAAAGAAATAAGGGGAACAAAGAAAAAAAAGTAGTCAATATCAATGGCCATATCATTTCTTCTCTAGTAAGTGGATTAGGGGGCATATCAATCGATATGGGTGTTACACCAGATGACGTGGATATCCTCAAAAGAAAAATGAATCATGCCTTAAAGACTACTGATTTAATCATAACGATTGGTGGAACATCGGCTGGTAAGCAAGATATTGTGAAATCAACCATTGATTCAATGGCTTCATCTAGGATTATAGCTCATAAAATAAAACTGGATCGGGGTAGAGTAACAGGGCTTGCCGCCGTCAATAAAAAACCAATATTAATAATGCCGGGACCAATTCAAGGCACCTTGAATGCATTTTTTGTATTTGCAAGACCATTGATCTCTTTATTTTCGGGACAAACTACAATTAATGTTTTTACTGTCTCTGCCATCATGGTTGAAGATTGGACTTGTCGTAAGAAATTTCATGATTTTAGAAAAATAGTATATGTCAACCTAATAAAATTTAAAGACAAGTTTTATGCAAATCCAATAATAGGAGAAACACAAAGTATGTCTTTGATAGTCGATACTAATGGATATGTAATTGTTCATGAGAACGTAACAAATCTCTTTAAAGGGGACGTAGTACAAGTAAATATTTTACCCGGTTACTCCTATGTTAACGATATCCAATTTATGGGATAA
- the moaCB gene encoding bifunctional molybdenum cofactor biosynthesis protein MoaC/MoaB, which produces MGMIDVGDKPESLRTAVAQALLSFDNKIMSIIKDGNSPKGNIFEIAKVSGTLGAKKTSDLIPYCHPIPIDDVKVDVTIETGYVRILVKVKSIWKTGVEMEALTGATIAALSVYDILKPLDVSISIDNIKLLEKHGGIGDFKEKQDKKLEAVVITISDSRKKDQDESGKLIINALTKNGFNIAAYKIIPDDIKIIEKELIHSSDDLKVNIVITTGGTGVGPRDVTPEATKRILEKEVSGITENLRNYGQSRTPLSMLSRGVSGIRGNTLIVNMPGSTNAVSQSINALFPGVMHIFRMIAGQGHHK; this is translated from the coding sequence ATGGGTATGATTGATGTCGGTGACAAACCAGAGTCCCTTAGAACTGCTGTTGCTCAAGCACTTTTATCATTTGATAACAAAATTATGAGCATAATAAAGGATGGAAATTCTCCAAAGGGGAATATTTTTGAAATTGCAAAAGTGTCAGGTACTCTGGGAGCTAAAAAAACTTCAGATCTGATTCCATACTGTCATCCTATTCCGATTGATGATGTAAAGGTGGATGTTACTATCGAAACAGGTTATGTTAGGATTCTTGTCAAAGTAAAAAGCATTTGGAAAACAGGGGTCGAGATGGAAGCGTTAACTGGAGCAACTATCGCTGCATTGTCCGTATACGACATACTAAAGCCTTTGGACGTATCCATATCAATCGATAACATCAAGTTATTAGAAAAGCATGGAGGGATTGGAGACTTTAAGGAAAAACAAGATAAAAAACTCGAGGCGGTTGTTATTACAATTAGTGACTCTAGAAAGAAAGATCAAGATGAATCGGGTAAACTAATAATCAATGCCCTTACCAAAAACGGATTTAATATTGCTGCTTACAAGATAATACCGGACGACATTAAAATAATTGAGAAAGAATTGATACATTCTTCTGACGATCTCAAAGTAAATATTGTTATTACTACTGGAGGAACAGGAGTGGGTCCCCGTGACGTCACTCCAGAAGCGACAAAAAGAATCTTAGAGAAGGAAGTATCGGGTATAACAGAGAACCTTAGAAATTACGGGCAAAGTAGGACCCCTCTATCTATGCTCTCACGTGGAGTTTCAGGAATTAGAGGAAATACATTAATTGTGAACATGCCAGGCAGCACCAATGCAGTTTCTCAATCAATCAATGCGTTATTTCCAGGGGTAATGCATATTTTTAGAATGATTGCAGGGCAAGGCCATCACAAATAG
- a CDS encoding molybdopterin-dependent oxidoreductase — protein sequence MSFDYIVVLGIRGNNYIVFFLFGLVAGVASLSLSIFLKLTIDGLFIPEIASQGLISITSGEIESQAVLTLGPLAKYSTIIGAIVVNVLLYGIIGIIIGKLFMKMMSPKFAIKSILSTFISYIILIILTIVFLVLGTTPGQSISIPVKSFVLFLFPSVVYGLIFAFLFGNKNKKIDLVETRSNVGSVINKSNKTADIDYSKRDMIRALIISVIAIPLVYFGFNRLISGSEQQQQQPRALDQSIQQFLQSKSKPPGFENPILTPLVDAEVTPTFIFYRIDINTVVPTINTNDWNLTIKGLVDNPVVINYAEFRGMNSVEEFATLTCISNKIGGNLVSTALWKGVRLRDLLSKAGVQSSVKYIVFRCSDGYDVGIPLENGMMDSTILAYDMNNSPLTSEHGYPVRAIVPGFYGMMNPKWITEIELVDKTYEGFWQRKGWTNDGIKNIYSSVVIPGNQPINDRFPNLVPNSSFLNGKNIPIAGIAFAGDRGISKVEVSVDGGTTWKTAIVKDPLSQYTWVLWTSGFTAADKGNYKIIVRATDKTGQVQTSELEQPFPNGAGGYNQIDISV from the coding sequence ATGTCTTTTGATTATATTGTGGTCCTAGGAATAAGGGGCAATAATTATATTGTATTTTTCCTTTTTGGTCTTGTTGCCGGAGTAGCGAGTTTATCTTTATCAATTTTCTTAAAATTAACTATTGATGGATTATTCATTCCTGAAATTGCTTCTCAGGGGTTAATCTCGATTACATCTGGGGAAATCGAATCACAAGCCGTGCTAACACTAGGTCCGTTAGCTAAATATTCTACAATTATAGGTGCAATAGTGGTCAACGTTTTACTCTATGGCATAATCGGCATCATTATAGGAAAATTGTTTATGAAAATGATGTCACCTAAATTTGCAATTAAATCTATTCTATCTACATTCATTTCTTATATAATTTTGATTATACTTACAATTGTTTTTTTGGTGCTTGGTACAACGCCGGGGCAATCCATATCTATTCCAGTCAAATCATTTGTATTATTTTTATTCCCAAGTGTCGTTTATGGATTGATCTTTGCATTCTTGTTTGGTAATAAGAATAAGAAAATTGATCTGGTTGAAACTCGATCTAATGTTGGTAGTGTTATAAATAAAAGTAACAAAACTGCCGATATCGACTATAGCAAGAGAGACATGATCCGTGCTTTAATAATTTCAGTTATCGCCATTCCATTAGTATATTTTGGATTTAACCGTTTAATATCTGGGTCAGAGCAACAGCAACAACAGCCCCGTGCCCTTGACCAATCAATTCAGCAATTTTTACAATCAAAATCAAAACCCCCTGGTTTTGAAAATCCTATTCTTACTCCGCTGGTAGATGCTGAAGTCACTCCAACTTTTATTTTTTATAGGATAGATATAAACACGGTAGTGCCCACTATCAATACTAATGACTGGAATCTCACTATTAAAGGACTAGTGGATAATCCTGTTGTAATTAACTATGCAGAGTTTAGGGGTATGAATTCAGTTGAAGAATTTGCAACCTTGACATGTATCAGCAATAAAATAGGTGGAAATCTTGTAAGCACCGCCTTATGGAAGGGGGTGAGACTTAGAGACCTCCTTTCTAAAGCTGGAGTTCAGTCTAGCGTTAAATATATTGTATTCAGATGTTCAGATGGATACGATGTTGGAATTCCCCTAGAGAATGGTATGATGGATAGTACCATTTTAGCGTATGACATGAACAATTCGCCATTGACCAGCGAACATGGATATCCTGTCAGAGCAATAGTGCCTGGATTCTATGGGATGATGAATCCAAAATGGATTACAGAAATAGAATTGGTAGATAAAACTTACGAAGGCTTTTGGCAAAGAAAAGGGTGGACAAATGATGGTATCAAAAATATTTATTCATCTGTCGTTATTCCTGGCAATCAACCCATAAATGATAGATTCCCGAATTTAGTGCCTAATAGCAGCTTCCTGAATGGTAAAAATATCCCTATTGCAGGAATAGCATTTGCAGGTGATAGGGGGATTTCCAAAGTTGAGGTAAGTGTAGATGGGGGAACTACCTGGAAAACTGCAATAGTCAAAGATCCATTATCTCAATATACGTGGGTTTTGTGGACAAGTGGATTTACAGCTGCAGATAAAGGGAATTATAAAATTATTGTGAGAGCAACAGACAAGACAGGCCAAGTCCAAACTTCTGAATTAGAACAACCATTCCCAAACGGTGCTGGGGGCTATAATCAAATAGATATTTCAGTTTAG
- the moaA gene encoding GTP 3',8-cyclase MoaA: MSNNLVDGFGRTVKKLRISITDRCNMQCVYCMPSNNTNWLEQNNLLSYEQITRLAKIFVSLGIEKIKITGGEPTVRSNVENLIKSLSAIEGLRSISMTTNGILVKDKIKILKESGLESINISLDTFKPDRFKAMSGIDGFYKVMDAINTALKENLPVKINTVIMRGWNDDEISHFVRFSKDTGCVVKFIEFMPLDGTGIWAEDLVVSKKKMIETINKDFDHLSPLHNDKSDPARLYTFEDGKGVIGFIPSITEPFCQNCDRMRLTADGKLYSCLFDKSSNDLRSLLEEGKSDIDIIKCINKSVQEKPEGIIKIIKTHSLRPTLNVMHTIGG; encoded by the coding sequence TTGAGTAATAATCTGGTAGACGGTTTTGGAAGAACAGTAAAAAAACTAAGAATTTCAATAACCGATAGATGTAATATGCAATGCGTCTACTGTATGCCTTCAAATAATACCAATTGGTTGGAGCAGAACAACCTTCTGAGTTACGAACAAATAACTCGCCTTGCCAAGATATTTGTATCTTTAGGAATTGAGAAGATAAAAATTACAGGGGGTGAACCCACAGTCCGTAGTAACGTGGAGAATCTTATCAAATCGTTGTCCGCTATTGAAGGATTAAGATCGATTAGTATGACAACAAATGGAATCTTAGTAAAAGATAAAATAAAGATTCTCAAAGAATCCGGACTAGAAAGCATAAACATAAGTTTGGATACATTCAAACCTGATCGATTTAAAGCCATGAGTGGAATTGATGGCTTTTATAAAGTGATGGATGCAATAAATACCGCATTAAAAGAAAATTTGCCAGTAAAAATCAACACAGTAATCATGAGAGGATGGAATGATGATGAAATTTCACATTTTGTAAGATTTTCTAAAGACACTGGATGCGTCGTCAAGTTTATTGAATTTATGCCGTTGGATGGAACCGGCATTTGGGCTGAAGACCTAGTTGTGAGTAAGAAAAAAATGATAGAGACAATAAATAAGGATTTTGATCATTTAAGCCCTCTTCATAATGATAAATCTGACCCCGCAAGATTGTACACTTTTGAAGATGGAAAAGGAGTCATAGGATTTATTCCCTCCATCACAGAGCCTTTCTGTCAAAACTGTGATAGAATGCGGTTAACTGCAGACGGTAAACTTTACAGTTGTTTATTTGACAAGTCAAGTAATGATCTAAGAAGTTTACTTGAAGAGGGAAAATCAGACATCGATATAATTAAATGCATCAACAAGTCGGTACAGGAAAAACCTGAAGGCATTATCAAAATTATCAAAACTCATTCATTAAGACCAACTTTGAACGTAATGCATACCATTGGTGGATAG
- the tatC gene encoding twin-arginine translocase subunit TatC, whose amino-acid sequence MVIKIAEDKPFEKLVNELRVRVIRICIIMIMIVLVCMTLGVAAINIDGHHLLVLYPDAFNSLAVQIITQIKNDLLPDNVNLVQTTPGQAFTAQIYVAMIIGIVGSIPVILVELFAFLNPALHYYEKKTIKRIVIPTVFLFVIGSLFAYYIVIPYTLDFLYKYGQSMGVIPFFEITSFIMFVVNLLIIFGFTYQLPIIMWAITKIGIVKPNFWRNNFRYMIIILVVIGALLTPDGSGITMWFIVGPMMLLYVIGIITIQIDLRISKYN is encoded by the coding sequence ATGGTGATAAAGATAGCTGAAGATAAGCCATTTGAAAAACTAGTAAACGAACTCAGGGTAAGAGTAATCAGAATATGTATCATAATGATTATGATCGTTTTAGTGTGCATGACTCTTGGTGTCGCTGCTATCAACATTGATGGGCATCATTTATTGGTCTTATATCCAGATGCTTTTAACAGTTTGGCTGTTCAAATAATTACCCAAATAAAGAACGATTTATTACCTGATAACGTTAACTTGGTCCAAACTACTCCAGGACAAGCTTTTACTGCACAAATTTATGTAGCCATGATAATTGGAATTGTAGGATCCATACCGGTCATACTTGTGGAACTCTTTGCATTTTTGAATCCCGCACTTCATTATTATGAAAAAAAAACTATTAAAAGAATTGTGATACCGACTGTATTCCTATTTGTAATAGGTAGTTTATTTGCTTACTACATTGTAATTCCTTATACACTTGATTTCTTGTACAAATACGGTCAGTCTATGGGCGTAATACCTTTCTTTGAAATCACTTCCTTTATTATGTTTGTAGTAAATTTATTGATAATATTTGGCTTTACGTATCAACTTCCGATAATTATGTGGGCTATTACTAAAATAGGTATAGTTAAACCCAATTTCTGGAGGAATAATTTCAGGTATATGATTATTATTTTGGTAGTCATAGGTGCATTATTGACTCCGGATGGGAGTGGAATAACTATGTGGTTCATAGTAGGACCCATGATGCTTTTGTACGTTATAGGAATAATAACAATTCAGATAGACCTGCGAATTTCAAAATATAATTGA
- a CDS encoding MOSC domain-containing protein, whose protein sequence is MMKVISVNVGLPRQISYEKRQVVTSIFKKPVEGRVKVTTLNLDGDAQADLSVHGGFDKAVYSYSKEHYKYWKEVHPTIDMPFGMFGENLTTQGLNEDVVNIGDQYQIGSSRLIVTQPRMPCYKLGIKFGRMDILKKFVNSQRPGIYYKVLEEGELGKGDKIKLLYRDENNITINDIVRLYINDYKDDENVSKMKRATKLKFLPKPWRIYFSQKIAQLHKN, encoded by the coding sequence ATGATGAAAGTGATTTCAGTTAACGTAGGGTTACCCAGACAAATTTCATACGAGAAGCGTCAAGTTGTTACGAGCATATTCAAAAAGCCCGTAGAAGGAAGGGTAAAAGTAACCACACTTAATTTGGACGGGGATGCACAAGCAGACCTGTCGGTTCATGGTGGATTTGACAAGGCTGTTTATTCATATTCTAAAGAGCATTACAAATATTGGAAAGAGGTACATCCTACGATTGATATGCCTTTCGGAATGTTTGGAGAAAATCTTACCACACAGGGATTAAATGAAGATGTGGTAAACATAGGTGATCAATATCAAATCGGTTCATCACGGTTAATTGTCACACAGCCTCGAATGCCCTGCTACAAACTAGGGATCAAATTTGGGCGAATGGATATCCTAAAGAAATTCGTCAATAGTCAACGCCCAGGAATTTATTACAAGGTATTAGAAGAAGGTGAATTAGGCAAGGGAGACAAAATAAAATTGTTGTACAGGGATGAAAACAATATCACAATAAATGATATTGTTCGTTTGTATATTAATGATTATAAGGATGATGAAAATGTATCCAAAATGAAAAGGGCAACAAAACTAAAATTTTTGCCGAAACCCTGGAGAATTTACTTTAGTCAAAAAATAGCCCAGTTGCATAAGAACTAG
- a CDS encoding sensor histidine kinase: protein MKLSRFNNVKESILKFFKVNNSIHTAAIFIVIIPLVLFFYFQQETEDSIRSSIFEQQKQVQIDSTRAIAQHLQSDMELILSRLQGLAMSSIIQDGDYTSNLTKSLLVDYYKKINSTTPVDRLFLYDKNGISIIDIAPSGNPSYAGMDFSFRSWVNETKNTMSPVVSDMYVGIDGKNRIAMTHPIITTNSSGSYYNGLVGVVIPINEFFNYYGNIYDIQSQYLAVLDNKGTQLVHPVDSLVGKPFFGNFTQNLTGHNDRLNNLVKTVMSGSPSSEVYQFINSERLNAGYPIIVEGAPMYSVFVITPTSFIYSKINEIIDKERLQMLTLIIGIIAAVLLLILFLSKVNSTLDKSVKRRTKELEDTNRKLEIANRNVQIHDDMQKEFINIAAHELRNPVQSLLGFSDILTKLIGNIDLYKHPMEAINRNAKRLKRLVDIVLEVSQLDSDLLTLNKEPINLKEMITEIMCNYQDRTNGDRKYNIVLEDSSGPNDSKILNADKSRLTQVIRNLIDNALEFTKDEDEIMINMNKTNNGREIEVTISDPGYGIHPDVLPLLFTKFVKKSSRGTGLGLYVSKKIIEAHGGRIWAKNNENGNGVTFGFSLPVQDQRSNPDNFNDTNQ, encoded by the coding sequence ATGAAACTTAGCAGATTCAATAATGTAAAGGAATCAATTTTGAAGTTTTTTAAAGTAAATAATTCAATCCATACTGCTGCTATTTTCATAGTCATAATCCCGCTTGTTTTATTTTTCTATTTTCAACAAGAAACAGAAGACAGTATAAGGAGCAGCATATTTGAACAGCAAAAGCAAGTTCAAATAGATTCTACTCGTGCGATAGCACAGCACCTGCAGTCGGATATGGAATTGATACTATCACGACTGCAAGGATTAGCAATGTCTAGCATTATTCAAGATGGAGATTATACATCTAATTTGACCAAAAGTTTATTGGTAGATTATTACAAAAAAATAAATTCCACTACACCTGTGGACAGATTATTTCTTTATGATAAAAATGGCATCTCTATTATCGATATAGCTCCTAGTGGAAATCCCTCTTATGCAGGAATGGATTTTTCTTTTAGAAGCTGGGTCAATGAGACAAAAAACACAATGTCTCCTGTAGTTTCTGACATGTATGTAGGAATAGATGGCAAAAATAGAATTGCAATGACTCATCCAATCATCACAACAAATTCTAGTGGTTCTTATTATAATGGCTTGGTAGGAGTAGTAATTCCAATAAATGAATTTTTTAACTATTATGGAAATATCTACGACATACAATCACAGTATTTGGCAGTTTTAGACAACAAAGGTACGCAGTTAGTGCATCCTGTAGATTCACTCGTAGGAAAACCTTTTTTTGGAAATTTTACCCAGAATTTAACTGGGCACAATGACAGGCTAAACAATCTAGTAAAAACAGTCATGTCAGGAAGCCCGTCTTCTGAAGTATACCAGTTCATAAACAGTGAAAGACTTAATGCAGGATACCCGATTATCGTTGAGGGAGCTCCCATGTACTCTGTATTTGTAATAACACCAACCTCCTTTATTTATTCAAAAATTAACGAAATAATAGACAAGGAAAGGCTACAAATGCTCACTTTAATAATAGGTATAATCGCGGCAGTATTGTTATTGATCTTATTTCTAAGTAAAGTAAACAGTACTTTGGATAAATCAGTTAAAAGAAGGACCAAGGAATTGGAAGATACAAACAGGAAACTCGAGATAGCAAATAGGAATGTCCAGATTCACGATGATATGCAGAAGGAATTTATAAACATAGCAGCTCATGAATTAAGAAATCCGGTGCAATCCTTATTGGGTTTCTCAGATATTCTGACGAAACTGATTGGTAACATTGATCTGTACAAACATCCTATGGAAGCAATAAATAGAAATGCAAAGCGGCTCAAGAGATTGGTGGACATAGTTTTAGAGGTATCTCAACTAGATAGTGATCTATTGACACTAAATAAAGAGCCCATTAATCTCAAGGAAATGATAACAGAGATAATGTGTAATTACCAAGATCGGACGAATGGTGATCGCAAATATAATATCGTACTTGAAGATTCATCTGGTCCTAATGATAGTAAAATATTAAATGCTGACAAATCTCGATTGACACAAGTTATTAGGAATTTAATTGATAACGCTCTTGAATTTACAAAAGATGAAGATGAAATAATGATAAATATGAATAAAACAAATAATGGTAGGGAAATAGAGGTCACCATAAGCGATCCAGGTTATGGAATTCATCCAGATGTTTTACCCCTGTTATTTACAAAATTTGTAAAAAAATCAAGCAGAGGTACAGGACTTGGTTTGTATGTTTCTAAGAAGATAATCGAGGCCCATGGTGGAAGGATTTGGGCTAAAAACAATGAAAATGGAAACGGTGTAACCTTTGGATTCAGTTTGCCGGTACAGGACCAACGCTCTAATCCAGACAATTTTAATGACACAAATCAATAG
- a CDS encoding 6-bladed beta-propeller, giving the protein MSSFCSTIIVFAQNQESSSSDLVSSYTKFNFKRGISSETENSNSTHIFQPEGIIVDGNDNIYVNDIQSNEIKKYDINGNFILKWGDQTVNGITLNHPHSSEIDNQGNVYITDQNNKRVVKFSNNGTFITSWGENENKGVHFLHPHGIAVDSLDNVFVSDRDLNTIQKFSNNGTFITSWGSKGTGNGQFDMPWDVAVDSENNVFVPDYGNNRIQVFSNNGTYLREWGTEGEGAGEFFHPAVIVFDKSKNLYVTDSDNQRIQIFSKNGTFITGFGQLGEGPGEFSKPESITIDSYGRVYVADTTNNNVQMFISSN; this is encoded by the coding sequence ATGTCGTCATTTTGCTCGACAATTATTGTATTTGCTCAAAATCAAGAGTCTTCTTCATCGGACCTTGTATCCTCTTATACAAAATTTAATTTTAAAAGAGGGATCTCTTCAGAGACGGAAAACTCAAATTCTACCCATATTTTTCAGCCTGAAGGAATAATAGTTGATGGTAATGATAACATATACGTCAATGATATTCAATCAAATGAAATAAAGAAATATGATATTAATGGAAATTTTATTTTAAAATGGGGAGATCAAACTGTAAATGGAATTACATTAAATCATCCTCATAGCAGTGAAATAGACAATCAAGGTAATGTTTACATTACAGATCAAAATAATAAACGGGTTGTAAAGTTCTCCAACAACGGTACATTCATTACTTCCTGGGGGGAAAATGAAAATAAGGGTGTGCATTTTCTACATCCACATGGCATTGCAGTGGATTCTCTGGATAACGTCTTTGTTTCGGATCGAGATCTTAATACAATCCAAAAGTTCTCCAACAACGGTACATTCATTACTTCCTGGGGGAGTAAGGGTACAGGGAATGGTCAATTTGATATGCCTTGGGATGTTGCGGTTGATAGTGAAAATAATGTTTTTGTACCTGATTATGGGAATAACCGAATTCAAGTTTTCTCCAACAACGGTACATATCTTAGGGAATGGGGGACAGAAGGAGAGGGTGCCGGAGAATTTTTTCATCCAGCAGTAATAGTATTTGACAAATCCAAAAATCTATATGTGACAGATTCCGACAACCAAAGAATTCAGATATTTTCGAAAAACGGCACTTTTATTACAGGATTTGGGCAATTGGGCGAAGGCCCTGGAGAGTTTTCGAAACCAGAGAGTATAACCATTGATTCCTATGGACGTGTGTATGTGGCAGATACCACTAATAACAACGTTCAGATGTTTATATCTTCTAATTGA
- a CDS encoding PadR family transcriptional regulator, giving the protein MHGEGVDRPGEGVGGGDCCDMRGMLGFLILFLLSKKPMHGQELAGEIAIRKGEKKLSPGTIYPALKGLRELGFIVEERDGKTIVYSLTDKGEKALKLAKRKFIKTFFGIFPE; this is encoded by the coding sequence ATGCACGGAGAAGGAGTGGACAGACCAGGAGAAGGGGTAGGTGGAGGAGATTGCTGCGACATGAGAGGAATGTTAGGCTTCCTGATTCTTTTCTTACTTTCGAAAAAACCAATGCATGGTCAAGAGCTAGCGGGAGAAATTGCAATTAGAAAAGGCGAGAAGAAACTAAGTCCCGGAACAATATATCCAGCACTAAAAGGTCTGAGAGAGCTAGGTTTCATTGTTGAGGAAAGAGATGGAAAAACAATAGTTTATAGTTTGACTGATAAAGGCGAGAAGGCTTTGAAATTAGCTAAAAGAAAATTCATAAAGACTTTTTTTGGCATCTTCCCAGAATAA
- a CDS encoding DUF5320 domain-containing protein, producing MGCGCNYSSTNTGGIQKSRSFLTREEKVELLKEYWNDLEREVKGVSERIKELETS from the coding sequence ATGGGTTGTGGTTGTAATTACAGCAGTACAAACACTGGTGGAATACAAAAGTCAAGAAGCTTTCTAACTCGTGAGGAAAAAGTAGAATTATTGAAGGAATACTGGAATGATTTAGAGAGAGAAGTCAAAGGAGTATCAGAAAGGATTAAAGAGTTAGAGACATCATAA